The Xanthomonas sontii genome contains a region encoding:
- the secA gene encoding preprotein translocase subunit SecA, translated as MINSLLTRVFGSRNERQLRQLHRIVAKINALEPEMEQLSDEQLQAKTPELRGRIAGGETLDKVLPEAFAVCREASRRVLGMRHYDVQLIGGMVLHLGKIAEMRTGEGKTLVATLPVYLNALEDKGVHVVTVNDYLARRDAAQMGKLYNWLGLSVGVVYPGMPHSDKHAAYAADITYGTNNEFGFDYLRDNMALSKADRFQRGLNYAIVDEVDSILIDEARTPLIISGPADESPELYIRVNRIVPQLVKQESEEGEGDFWVDEKGKQVHLSEAGMEHAEELLRAAGILTDEEDRLYGAQNLSVVHHLNAALRAHAIYQRDVDYIVRDGEVVIVDEFTGRTLPGRRWSDGLHQAVEAKEGVPVQRENQTLASITFQNLFRMYKKLSGMTGTADTEAYEFQSIYGLEVVVIPTNRPTIRKDWPDQVFLNRQGKFNAVLADIEDCAKRGQPVLVGTTSIETSEMLSEHLRKAGVKHEVLNAKQHEREAQIVANAGQPGAVTIATNMAGRGTDIVLGGSLEAELHALGEELDDATRARLKAAWQERHDAVKVAGGLHIIGTERHESRRIDNQLRGRSGRQGDPGSSRFYLSLEDNLMRIFASDWVQKAMRMMGMKEDDVIEDKLVSRQIEKAQRKVEAHNFDIRKNLLDFDDVNNDQRKVIYAQRDELLDAESVKENVDGIRDDVIYDIVSRFVPPNSVDDQWDLPGLEATLASELGLSLSITDLVKRHEELDADGIVEKVREEVDRHFREKESAIGGETMRALEKHVMLTVLDQSWKEHLARMDYLRQGIHLRGYAQKQPKQEYKKEAFELFSEMLEHAKREVVTLLARVRIRSEEEVAALEAQERQQVEAQLRQAQFQHQDAGGYGADEEAEQVQRGEAGAPTVAQVTREAPKVGRNDPCPCGSGKKYKHCHGQLS; from the coding sequence ATGATCAACAGTCTGCTTACTCGCGTTTTCGGTAGCCGCAACGAGCGCCAACTGCGCCAGCTCCACCGTATCGTCGCCAAGATCAATGCGCTGGAGCCGGAGATGGAGCAGCTCTCCGACGAGCAGCTGCAGGCCAAGACCCCGGAACTGCGTGGGCGCATCGCCGGCGGCGAGACCCTGGACAAGGTACTGCCGGAAGCGTTCGCGGTGTGCCGCGAGGCCAGCCGACGCGTGCTGGGCATGCGCCACTACGACGTGCAGTTGATCGGCGGCATGGTCCTGCACCTGGGCAAGATCGCGGAAATGCGCACCGGCGAAGGCAAGACCCTGGTCGCGACGCTGCCGGTGTACCTCAACGCGCTGGAAGACAAGGGCGTGCACGTGGTCACCGTCAACGACTACCTGGCGCGCCGCGACGCCGCGCAGATGGGCAAGCTGTACAACTGGCTGGGCCTGAGCGTGGGCGTGGTGTACCCGGGCATGCCGCACAGCGACAAGCACGCCGCCTACGCCGCCGACATCACCTACGGCACCAACAACGAATTCGGCTTCGACTACCTGCGCGACAACATGGCGCTGTCCAAGGCCGATCGCTTCCAGCGCGGCCTCAACTACGCCATCGTCGACGAGGTCGACTCGATCCTGATCGACGAAGCGCGCACCCCGCTGATCATCTCCGGCCCGGCCGACGAATCTCCGGAGCTGTACATCCGCGTCAACCGCATCGTGCCGCAGCTGGTCAAGCAGGAGTCGGAAGAGGGCGAGGGCGACTTCTGGGTCGACGAGAAGGGCAAGCAGGTGCACCTGTCCGAAGCGGGCATGGAGCACGCCGAAGAACTGCTGCGCGCCGCCGGCATCCTCACCGACGAGGAAGACCGCCTGTACGGCGCGCAGAACCTGAGCGTGGTCCACCACCTCAACGCGGCGCTGCGCGCACACGCGATCTACCAGCGCGACGTCGATTACATCGTGCGCGACGGCGAGGTGGTGATCGTCGACGAGTTCACCGGCCGCACCCTGCCGGGCCGCCGTTGGTCCGACGGCCTGCACCAGGCGGTGGAAGCGAAGGAAGGCGTGCCGGTGCAGCGCGAGAACCAGACGCTGGCCAGCATCACCTTCCAGAACCTGTTCCGCATGTACAAGAAGCTGTCCGGCATGACCGGTACGGCCGATACCGAAGCCTACGAGTTCCAGAGCATCTACGGCCTGGAAGTGGTGGTGATCCCGACCAACCGCCCGACCATCCGCAAGGACTGGCCGGACCAGGTGTTCCTCAACCGCCAGGGCAAGTTCAACGCGGTGCTGGCCGACATCGAGGACTGCGCCAAGCGTGGCCAGCCGGTGCTGGTCGGTACCACCTCGATCGAGACCTCGGAGATGCTGTCCGAGCACCTGCGCAAGGCGGGCGTGAAGCACGAGGTGCTCAATGCCAAGCAGCACGAGCGCGAAGCGCAGATCGTCGCCAACGCCGGCCAGCCGGGCGCGGTGACCATCGCCACCAACATGGCCGGCCGCGGTACCGACATCGTGCTCGGCGGCTCGCTGGAAGCCGAACTGCATGCGTTGGGCGAGGAGCTTGACGACGCGACGCGCGCGCGCCTGAAGGCGGCCTGGCAGGAGCGCCACGACGCGGTCAAGGTCGCCGGCGGCCTGCACATCATCGGCACCGAGCGCCACGAGTCGCGGCGTATCGACAACCAGCTGCGCGGCCGTTCCGGCCGCCAGGGCGACCCGGGTTCCTCGCGGTTCTATCTGTCGCTGGAAGACAACCTGATGCGCATCTTCGCCTCGGACTGGGTGCAGAAGGCGATGCGCATGATGGGCATGAAGGAAGACGACGTCATCGAGGACAAGCTGGTCAGCCGGCAGATCGAGAAGGCGCAGCGCAAGGTCGAGGCGCACAACTTCGACATCCGCAAGAACCTGCTCGACTTCGACGACGTCAACAACGACCAGCGCAAGGTGATCTACGCCCAGCGCGACGAACTGCTGGACGCCGAGTCGGTCAAGGAGAACGTCGACGGCATCCGCGACGACGTGATCTACGACATCGTGTCGCGCTTCGTGCCGCCGAACTCGGTGGACGACCAGTGGGACCTGCCGGGCCTGGAAGCCACGCTGGCCAGCGAACTCGGCCTGTCGCTGTCGATCACCGACCTGGTCAAGCGCCACGAGGAACTGGACGCGGACGGTATCGTCGAGAAGGTGCGCGAGGAAGTGGACCGTCATTTCCGCGAGAAGGAATCGGCGATCGGCGGCGAGACCATGCGTGCGCTGGAGAAGCACGTGATGCTCACCGTGCTCGACCAGAGCTGGAAGGAGCATCTGGCGCGCATGGACTACCTGCGCCAGGGCATCCACCTGCGCGGCTACGCGCAGAAGCAGCCCAAGCAGGAATACAAGAAGGAAGCCTTCGAGCTGTTCTCGGAGATGCTGGAGCACGCCAAGCGCGAAGTGGTCACCCTGCTGGCGCGGGTGCGCATCCGCAGCGAGGAGGAAGTGGCCGCGCTCGAAGCGCAGGAGCGCCAGCAGGTGGAGGCGCAGTTGCGCCAGGCGCAGTTCCAGCACCAGGACGCCGGCGGTTACGGCGCCGACGAGGAAGCCGAGCAGGTGCAGCGTGGCGAGGCGGGTGCGCCGACCGTGGCGCAGGTGACCCGCGAAGCGCCGAAGGTCGGTCGCAACGATCCGTGCCCCTGCGGCAGCGGCAAGAAGTACAAGCACTGCCACGGCCAGCTGAGCTGA
- a CDS encoding Nudix family hydrolase, whose translation MSEPLRSIHVVAGVITDARGRILLTRRTEGRDLAGLWEFPGGKREPGETSEQALVRELQEELGIEAVVGEWLMEVPQRYPDKRLRLEVRQVAAWKGTPRGREGQALTWVSADKLGRYAMPPADQPVVAMLRQPACYLVTPEPAEPGPWLAALQRALDAGVRRVQLRARSLPAEQWAPLARTAATLCVTRGAQVLLNRDVALAQELGVGVHLGAEQLPQWQARPLPAGQAVAASCHTVEELQAAQRIGCDFAVVGPLAPTASHPGAAPLGWEAFERLREQVALPIYPIGGLASTHVAEARRHGGQGIAAIRGLWPLAADVA comes from the coding sequence ATGTCCGAACCGCTCAGATCCATTCATGTCGTCGCCGGCGTCATCACCGATGCGCGTGGCCGTATCCTGCTGACCCGCCGTACCGAGGGCCGCGACCTCGCCGGCCTGTGGGAATTTCCCGGCGGCAAGCGCGAGCCCGGCGAGACCTCGGAGCAGGCGCTGGTGCGCGAGTTGCAGGAGGAACTGGGCATCGAGGCCGTCGTCGGCGAGTGGCTGATGGAAGTGCCGCAGCGCTACCCGGACAAGCGGCTGCGCCTGGAAGTGCGCCAGGTGGCGGCGTGGAAGGGCACGCCGCGCGGCCGCGAGGGCCAGGCGCTGACCTGGGTGAGCGCCGACAAGCTGGGCCGCTACGCGATGCCGCCGGCCGACCAGCCGGTGGTGGCGATGCTGCGCCAGCCCGCCTGCTACCTGGTGACGCCGGAGCCGGCCGAGCCGGGTCCCTGGTTGGCGGCGCTGCAGCGCGCGCTGGACGCCGGCGTGCGCCGCGTGCAGTTACGTGCGCGCAGCCTGCCGGCCGAGCAGTGGGCGCCGCTGGCGCGGACCGCGGCGACGCTGTGCGTGACGCGTGGCGCGCAGGTGCTGCTCAACCGCGACGTGGCGCTGGCACAGGAACTGGGTGTCGGCGTGCACCTGGGCGCGGAGCAGTTGCCGCAGTGGCAGGCGCGCCCGTTGCCGGCCGGGCAGGCCGTGGCGGCGTCTTGTCATACCGTTGAAGAATTGCAGGCGGCCCAGCGCATCGGCTGCGATTTCGCGGTGGTCGGGCCGCTGGCCCCCACCGCCAGCCACCCAGGCGCCGCGCCGCTGGGCTGGGAGGCGTTCGAGCGCCTGCGCGAGCAGGTCGCCCTGCCGATCTATCCGATCGGCGGCCTGGCGTCGACGCACGTCGCCGAGGCGCGCCGCCATGGCGGCCAGGGCATCGCCGCGATCCGCGGGCTGTGGCCGCTGGCGGCCGATGTGGCGTGA
- the lpxC gene encoding UDP-3-O-acyl-N-acetylglucosamine deacetylase, whose amino-acid sequence MTQQRTLKNTIRATGVGLHSGDKVYMTLRPAPADHGIVFRRVDLDPAVDVPADAELVTETTLCTGLSRGQAKIQTVEHLMSAMAGLGVDNAIVELSSAELPIMDGSAGPFVFLLQSAGIVEQDKAKRFIRIKREVEVRDGDKIARFVPYDGGYKLGFTIQFDHPMIPAKQSRQEIEFSTMAYIKEISRARTFGFMRDLEYMRERNLGLGGSMDNAIVLDEFRVLNDDGLRYADEFVRHKILDAIGDLYLAGGAILGAYEGYKSGHALNNKLVRALLAEQAAWEWVSFESAAQQAPVAYGAAAYA is encoded by the coding sequence ATGACCCAGCAACGCACCCTCAAGAACACGATCCGCGCCACCGGCGTGGGCCTGCACAGCGGCGACAAGGTCTACATGACCCTGCGCCCCGCACCGGCCGACCACGGCATCGTGTTCCGACGCGTGGACCTGGATCCGGCGGTGGACGTGCCGGCCGATGCCGAACTGGTCACCGAGACCACGCTGTGCACCGGCCTGAGCCGCGGCCAGGCCAAGATCCAGACGGTGGAGCACCTGATGTCGGCGATGGCTGGCCTCGGCGTGGACAACGCCATCGTCGAACTGTCCTCGGCCGAACTGCCGATCATGGACGGCTCGGCCGGTCCGTTCGTGTTCCTGCTGCAGTCGGCGGGCATCGTCGAGCAGGACAAGGCCAAGCGCTTCATCCGCATCAAGCGCGAAGTGGAAGTGCGCGACGGCGACAAGATCGCCCGTTTCGTGCCCTACGACGGCGGCTACAAGCTCGGTTTCACCATCCAGTTCGACCACCCGATGATCCCGGCCAAGCAGTCGCGCCAGGAGATCGAGTTCTCGACGATGGCCTACATCAAGGAAATCTCCCGCGCGCGCACCTTCGGCTTCATGCGCGACCTGGAGTACATGCGCGAGCGCAATCTCGGCCTCGGCGGTTCGATGGACAATGCCATCGTGCTCGACGAGTTCCGTGTGCTCAACGACGACGGCCTGCGCTACGCCGACGAGTTCGTGCGCCACAAGATCCTCGATGCGATCGGCGACCTGTACCTCGCCGGCGGTGCCATCCTCGGCGCCTACGAGGGCTACAAGTCCGGCCACGCACTGAACAACAAGCTGGTCCGTGCCCTGCTCGCCGAACAGGCGGCCTGGGAGTGGGTCAGCTTCGAATCCGCCGCGCAGCAGGCGCCGGTGGCTTACGGGGCGGCGGCTTACGCCTGA
- a CDS encoding VOC family protein: protein MEPSPSLELKVFVPAQDLALSARFYADVGFAPEPLGDGLICFRHGDRCAFLLQDFYHAGLARNLVLHLWVEDADAWWRRLHAADLAGRYGARLGEPGDRPWGMRDFTLHDPGGVLWRIGHSLGA, encoded by the coding sequence GTGGAGCCTTCGCCCAGCCTGGAACTGAAGGTCTTCGTGCCGGCGCAGGATCTCGCGCTGTCTGCGCGGTTCTATGCCGACGTAGGCTTCGCGCCCGAGCCGCTCGGCGACGGCCTGATCTGCTTCCGCCATGGCGACCGTTGCGCGTTCCTGCTGCAGGATTTCTACCACGCGGGCCTGGCGCGCAACCTCGTGCTGCATCTGTGGGTGGAGGACGCCGACGCCTGGTGGCGGCGGCTGCATGCAGCCGATTTGGCCGGCCGTTACGGCGCGCGCCTGGGCGAACCCGGGGACCGTCCCTGGGGCATGCGCGACTTCACCCTGCACGACCCCGGTGGCGTGCTGTGGCGGATCGGCCACAGCCTGGGCGCCTGA
- a CDS encoding M23 family metallopeptidase, translated as MTFKKIVIRSSEKGVKTLPWRLREFADRRPLAALGAVLGLGMVLGIGVSAAAGWGGSAQMRAKLERQDQELAQVRRDAQTQVNALAARLGELQAQATRLNALGDRLTRMGKLQDGEFDFDQPVGVGGGDDEPSHDMPAQQLGKELDGLQQQFATSGQQLSVLESLLFDHQLDQNAVPSRMPIRNSYITSAFGGRADPFGRGTGNHKGIDFHANVGDPVLAVADGVVSYAGVRGGYGNVVEVDHGNGYVTRYAHNSRLSVKVGDLVRVGQEVAKAGSTGRSTGAHVHFEVWKDGVVVNPAKFLGDGAIPVGRRGRG; from the coding sequence ATGACGTTCAAGAAGATCGTAATCCGTTCCAGTGAAAAGGGGGTCAAGACATTGCCGTGGCGATTGCGCGAATTCGCCGATCGTCGCCCCCTCGCCGCGCTCGGTGCGGTGCTCGGCCTCGGCATGGTACTCGGCATCGGCGTCAGCGCCGCAGCCGGATGGGGTGGTTCGGCGCAGATGCGCGCCAAGCTCGAGCGGCAGGACCAGGAACTGGCGCAGGTGCGCCGCGACGCGCAGACCCAGGTCAACGCCCTGGCGGCGCGGCTGGGCGAACTGCAGGCGCAGGCGACCCGGCTCAACGCGCTCGGCGATCGCCTGACCCGCATGGGCAAGCTGCAGGACGGCGAGTTCGATTTCGACCAGCCGGTCGGCGTCGGTGGCGGCGACGACGAGCCCAGCCACGACATGCCCGCGCAGCAGCTCGGCAAGGAACTGGACGGGCTGCAGCAGCAGTTCGCTACCTCCGGCCAGCAGCTGTCGGTGCTCGAATCGCTGCTGTTCGACCACCAGCTGGACCAGAACGCGGTGCCCTCGCGGATGCCCATCCGCAACAGCTACATCACCTCGGCCTTCGGCGGCCGCGCCGATCCGTTCGGCCGCGGCACCGGCAACCACAAGGGCATCGACTTCCACGCCAACGTCGGCGACCCGGTGCTGGCGGTGGCCGACGGCGTGGTCAGCTACGCCGGCGTGCGCGGCGGCTACGGCAATGTGGTCGAGGTCGACCACGGCAACGGCTATGTCACCCGCTACGCGCACAATTCGCGGCTGTCGGTGAAGGTCGGCGACCTGGTGCGGGTCGGCCAGGAAGTGGCCAAGGCCGGTTCCACCGGCCGTTCCACCGGTGCCCACGTGCATTTCGAGGTCTGGAAGGACGGGGTGGTGGTGAACCCGGCCAAGTTCCTCGGCGATGGCGCCATTCCGGTGGGCCGCCGCGGCCGTGGCTGA
- a CDS encoding DUF4124 domain-containing protein: MRALPPILLLLCLCVFAPPAMAQRVNRCTGPDGTTVFSDRRCEDVGAIDRLPPPAAPGNVGGNARGLAPPQCVRRLSVLVQQIRSAVDARDVNRLSALYWWNGVSDDGAQRIFDRLEAIVRRPLVAIVPVLPETGGTTAPAAGTSSTAASATTATSAAADADGGEAPSRPHPTGLRLQQTLAGSITPASTVLDLRRQYDCFWISF, encoded by the coding sequence ATGCGCGCCCTTCCGCCGATATTGCTGCTCCTGTGCCTATGCGTGTTCGCCCCGCCTGCCATGGCGCAACGGGTGAACCGTTGCACCGGGCCCGACGGCACCACCGTGTTCAGCGATCGCCGCTGCGAGGACGTCGGCGCGATCGATCGCCTGCCGCCACCGGCCGCACCTGGCAATGTCGGCGGCAATGCCCGCGGCCTGGCACCGCCGCAGTGCGTGCGCCGGCTCAGCGTGCTGGTCCAGCAGATCCGCAGTGCCGTGGACGCCCGCGACGTCAACCGGCTATCGGCACTGTACTGGTGGAACGGCGTTTCCGACGACGGCGCGCAACGCATCTTCGACCGGCTGGAGGCGATCGTGCGCCGCCCCCTGGTCGCGATCGTGCCGGTGTTGCCGGAGACCGGCGGGACGACCGCTCCCGCAGCCGGTACGTCGTCGACAGCCGCGTCCGCGACAACGGCCACGTCGGCCGCGGCGGATGCCGACGGTGGCGAGGCACCATCGCGCCCGCATCCGACCGGCCTGCGCCTGCAGCAGACCCTCGCCGGCAGCATCACCCCCGCCTCCACCGTGCTGGACCTGCGCCGGCAGTACGACTGCTTCTGGATCAGTTTCTGA
- the metF gene encoding methylenetetrahydrofolate reductase [NAD(P)H] produces MTAISFEFYPPKTDEQRAQLDRTAARLKAYAPEYVSCTFGAGGSTLSYTSETVRHLKQHHRFEAAPHLSCVGGSREEIRELLKLYRAIGCRRLVALRGDLPSGMGHPGDLRYAADLIAFIRAEHGDAFHLEVGAYPETHPQAHDALSDLRHFKAKVDAGADAAITQYFYNADAYFHFVDAVRKLGVQIPIVPGIMPISNFSQLRRFSEQCGAEIPRWIGKRMQAYGDDAEAIREFGADVVATLCQRLVDGGAPGLHFYTLNLAKPTTNVLARLRGDVAAG; encoded by the coding sequence ATGACCGCCATCAGCTTCGAGTTCTATCCGCCCAAGACCGACGAACAGCGCGCGCAGCTCGACCGCACCGCCGCGCGGCTCAAGGCCTACGCCCCGGAGTACGTCTCCTGCACCTTCGGCGCCGGCGGCTCGACCCTGAGCTACACCTCCGAGACCGTGCGCCACCTCAAGCAGCACCACCGTTTCGAGGCGGCGCCGCACCTGTCCTGCGTGGGCGGCAGCCGCGAGGAGATCCGCGAGTTGCTCAAGCTGTACCGCGCCATCGGCTGCCGCCGCCTGGTCGCGCTGCGTGGCGACCTGCCGTCGGGCATGGGCCACCCGGGCGACCTGCGCTATGCCGCCGACCTGATCGCCTTCATCCGCGCCGAGCACGGCGACGCCTTCCATCTGGAAGTGGGCGCGTATCCGGAGACGCACCCGCAGGCCCACGACGCGCTCAGCGACCTGCGCCACTTCAAGGCCAAGGTCGATGCCGGCGCCGATGCCGCCATCACCCAATACTTCTACAACGCCGACGCCTACTTCCACTTCGTCGACGCGGTGCGCAAGCTCGGCGTGCAGATCCCGATCGTGCCCGGCATCATGCCGATCTCCAACTTCAGCCAGCTGCGGCGTTTCTCCGAGCAGTGCGGCGCGGAAATCCCGCGCTGGATCGGCAAGCGCATGCAGGCCTACGGCGACGATGCCGAGGCCATCCGCGAGTTCGGCGCCGACGTGGTCGCCACCTTGTGCCAACGCCTGGTCGACGGCGGCGCCCCCGGGCTGCATTTCTATACGCTCAACCTGGCCAAGCCCACCACCAACGTCCTGGCACGTCTGCGCGGCGACGTCGCCGCCGGCTGA
- a CDS encoding DUF721 domain-containing protein: protein MSKRKSGEGHTATPQPALDAALADKAGDPLRRALWLDALDRQLRPHLPPNLAPRCRLANVNGEQLVFLVESPVWHARVRLAEADILAAARSLGLKATKVTVKTATAPAHSPMHQARSTPAPVSAATHKGLREALASLQDVVSATPDATTGSDRGRRRT from the coding sequence ATGTCTAAGCGAAAGTCCGGCGAAGGCCATACCGCCACGCCGCAGCCGGCGCTGGACGCCGCACTGGCGGACAAGGCGGGCGACCCGTTGCGCCGCGCCCTGTGGCTCGACGCGCTGGACCGGCAGTTACGCCCCCATTTGCCGCCGAACCTGGCGCCCCGTTGCCGGTTGGCCAATGTGAACGGCGAACAGCTCGTTTTTCTCGTTGAGTCTCCGGTCTGGCACGCCCGGGTCAGGCTGGCCGAGGCCGACATCCTTGCTGCGGCCCGTTCCCTCGGGCTGAAAGCCACCAAAGTGACCGTCAAGACTGCGACTGCGCCCGCGCATTCCCCAATGCATCAGGCAAGAAGCACGCCGGCTCCGGTTTCTGCGGCCACGCACAAGGGGTTGCGCGAGGCCCTGGCTTCCCTGCAGGACGTCGTCTCCGCGACGCCCGATGCGACCACGGGCTCCGACCGTGGCCGTCGACGTACGTAG
- the ftsZ gene encoding cell division protein FtsZ: MAHFELIEKMAPNAVIKVVGVGGGGGNAVAHMVSSSVDGVEFITANTDSQAIKNCGAKLQLQLGTNVTKGLGAGANPEVGRQAALEDRERIMDALQGADMVFITAGMGGGTGTGAAPVVAQLAKEMGILTVAVVTKPFPFEGRRRMQVALKGIEELSQHCDSLITIPNEKLITVLGRNATMIQAFRAANDVLQGAVQGIADLIVRPGLINVDFADVRTVMSEMGLAMMGTGSARGDDRAQAAAEAAIQNPLLDDVNLAGANGILVNITAGPDFTMAEFDEIGRTIEGFSSEDATVVVGTVLDPDMQDEVRVTVVATGLNRAVSRQSQRPEQRAPIKLVRNATTGQPEFGDFEHGGDAVSKAVGGAMGLGLRRPSGESMSTAASAPAPAAADLPSDYLDIPAFLRRQAD, translated from the coding sequence ATGGCGCATTTCGAACTGATTGAAAAGATGGCACCCAATGCAGTGATCAAGGTGGTCGGCGTGGGCGGCGGCGGCGGCAACGCGGTCGCGCACATGGTCAGCAGCAGCGTGGACGGCGTGGAGTTCATCACCGCCAACACCGACTCGCAGGCGATCAAGAACTGCGGCGCCAAGCTGCAGCTGCAACTCGGCACCAACGTCACCAAGGGCCTGGGCGCGGGCGCGAACCCGGAAGTCGGCCGCCAGGCCGCGCTGGAAGACCGCGAGCGCATCATGGACGCGCTGCAGGGCGCGGACATGGTGTTCATCACCGCCGGCATGGGCGGCGGCACCGGCACCGGCGCCGCGCCGGTGGTGGCGCAGCTGGCCAAGGAAATGGGCATCCTGACCGTGGCCGTGGTCACCAAGCCGTTCCCGTTCGAAGGCCGCCGCCGCATGCAGGTGGCGCTGAAGGGCATCGAGGAACTGAGCCAGCACTGCGACTCGCTGATCACCATTCCGAATGAAAAGCTGATCACCGTGCTCGGCCGCAACGCCACCATGATCCAGGCGTTCCGCGCCGCCAACGACGTGCTGCAGGGCGCGGTGCAGGGCATCGCCGACCTGATCGTGCGTCCGGGCCTGATCAACGTCGACTTCGCCGACGTGCGCACCGTGATGTCGGAAATGGGCCTGGCGATGATGGGCACCGGCTCGGCCCGCGGCGACGACCGCGCGCAGGCCGCCGCCGAGGCCGCGATCCAGAACCCGCTGCTGGACGACGTCAACCTGGCCGGCGCCAACGGCATCCTGGTCAACATCACCGCCGGCCCGGACTTCACCATGGCCGAGTTCGACGAGATCGGCCGCACCATCGAAGGCTTCTCCTCCGAGGACGCCACCGTGGTGGTCGGCACCGTGCTGGATCCGGACATGCAGGACGAAGTGCGGGTGACCGTGGTCGCCACCGGCCTGAACCGCGCGGTGTCGCGCCAGTCGCAGCGTCCGGAGCAGCGTGCGCCGATCAAGCTGGTGCGCAACGCCACCACCGGCCAGCCGGAGTTCGGCGACTTCGAGCACGGCGGCGATGCCGTGTCCAAGGCGGTCGGCGGTGCGATGGGCCTGGGCCTGCGCCGTCCGAGCGGCGAGTCGATGAGCACCGCGGCGTCCGCCCCGGCGCCGGCCGCGGCCGACCTGCCGAGCGACTACCTGGACATCCCGGCGTTTCTGCGCCGCCAGGCCGACTGA
- the ftsA gene encoding cell division protein FtsA, translating to MNRKGDKSLIVGLDIGTSKVVALVGEYSPGNPIEVIGIGSHESRGLKRGVVVDIESTVQSIQRAIEEAELMAGCEIRSVYASISGNHVQCKNSPGIVPIRDGEVTWNDLDRVLEAAKAVAIPADQRILHAIPREYVLDDSQEGIRNPVGMTGVRLEVHAHLVVCAQSAAANISKCVQRCGLQVDDLILSSLASSVAVLTADERELGVVLVDMGAGTTDLAVFVQGAICHTASLPIAGDHVTNDIAHMLRTPTPEAEQIKVRYACALAQLATAEESIQVPSVGDRPPRRMPRHSLAQAVQGRYEEIFEMVQAELRRSGFEELVRAGMVLTGGASKMEGVVELAEEMVQMPVRVGIPQHVTGLGEVVGNPVHATGVGLLLMGSQIEHPRRPSLPTGRAGSLFKKLKNWYRGEF from the coding sequence ATGAACCGCAAAGGCGACAAATCCCTCATCGTTGGACTGGACATCGGCACCTCCAAGGTCGTCGCGCTGGTCGGCGAATACTCGCCCGGCAACCCGATCGAGGTGATCGGCATCGGTTCGCACGAGTCGCGCGGGCTCAAGCGCGGCGTGGTCGTGGACATCGAATCCACCGTGCAGTCGATCCAGCGCGCGATCGAGGAAGCCGAGCTGATGGCCGGCTGCGAGATCCGCTCGGTGTACGCGTCGATCTCCGGCAACCACGTGCAGTGCAAGAACTCGCCGGGCATCGTGCCGATCCGCGACGGCGAGGTGACCTGGAACGACCTGGACCGCGTGCTGGAAGCGGCCAAGGCGGTGGCGATCCCGGCCGACCAGCGCATCCTCCACGCGATCCCGCGCGAGTACGTGCTGGACGATTCGCAGGAAGGCATCCGCAACCCGGTCGGCATGACCGGCGTGCGCCTGGAGGTGCACGCGCACTTGGTGGTGTGCGCGCAGTCGGCCGCGGCCAACATCAGCAAGTGCGTGCAGCGCTGCGGCCTGCAGGTGGACGACCTGATCCTGTCCTCGCTTGCGTCCTCGGTGGCGGTGCTGACCGCCGACGAGCGCGAGCTGGGCGTGGTGCTGGTGGACATGGGCGCCGGCACCACCGACCTGGCGGTGTTCGTGCAGGGCGCGATCTGCCACACGGCCTCGCTGCCGATCGCCGGCGATCACGTCACCAACGACATCGCGCACATGCTGCGCACGCCGACCCCGGAAGCCGAGCAGATCAAGGTGCGCTACGCCTGCGCGCTGGCGCAGCTGGCCACCGCCGAAGAAAGCATCCAGGTGCCCAGCGTCGGCGACCGCCCGCCGCGGCGCATGCCGCGCCATTCGCTGGCGCAAGCGGTGCAGGGCCGCTACGAGGAAATCTTCGAGATGGTGCAGGCCGAACTGCGCCGCTCCGGCTTCGAGGAACTGGTGCGCGCCGGCATGGTGCTGACCGGCGGCGCCTCGAAGATGGAAGGCGTGGTCGAACTGGCCGAGGAAATGGTGCAGATGCCGGTGCGCGTGGGCATTCCCCAGCACGTCACCGGCCTGGGCGAAGTCGTCGGCAACCCGGTGCACGCCACCGGCGTGGGCCTGCTGCTGATGGGCAGCCAGATCGAACACCCGCGCCGCCCGTCGCTGCCGACCGGCCGCGCCGGCAGCTTGTTCAAGAAATTGAAGAACTGGTATCGCGGCGAGTTTTGA